The proteins below come from a single Felis catus isolate Fca126 chromosome A1, F.catus_Fca126_mat1.0, whole genome shotgun sequence genomic window:
- the PRR7 gene encoding proline-rich protein 7 has translation MVMSQGTYTFLTCFAGFWLIWGLIVLLCCFCSFLRRRLKRRQEERLREQNLRALELEPLELEGSLAGSPPGLAPPPPPQRGRLEAPAHAHQHVHVHPLLHHGPAQPHAHPHAHHHALPHPPPPHLSVPPRPWSYPRQAESDMSKPPCYEEAVLMAEPPPPYSEVLTDTRGLYRKIVTPFLSRRDSSEKQEQPPPSYKPLFLDRGYTSALHLPSAPRPAAPCPALCLQADRGRRVFPSWTDSELSSREPLEHGAWRLPVSIPLFGRTTAV, from the exons aTGGTTATGTCCCAGGGCACCTACACGTTCCTCACGTGCTTCGCCGGTTTCTGGCTCATCTGGGGTCTCATCGTCCTACTCTGCTGCTTCTGCAGCTTCCTGCGCCGCCGCCTCAAACGGCGCCAGGAGGAACGACTACGTGAGCAGAACCTCCGCGCCCTCGAGCTGGAGCCCCTCGAGCTCGAGGGCAGCCTGGCCGGAAGCCCCCCAGGCCTAGCGCCGCCACCACCACCGCAGCGCGGCCGCCTCGAGGCGCCGGCGCACGCGCATCAGCACGTGCACGTCCACCCGCTGCTGCACCACGGGCCGGCGCAGCCACACGCACACCCGCACGCACACCACCACGCGCTTCCTCATCCGCCGCCCCCGCACCTCTCAGTGCCGCCGCGGCCTTGGAGTTATCCGCGTCAAG CGGAATCGGACATGTCCAAGCCACCGTGCTATGAAGAGGCGGTGCTGATGGCCGAGCCGCCGCCGCCCTACAGTGAGGTGCTCACGGACACGCGCGGCCTCTACCGCAAGATCGTCACACCCTTTCTGAGCCGCCGCGACAGCTCGGAGAAACAGGAGCAGCCGCCGCCCAGTTACAAGCCGCTCTTCCTGGACCGGGGCTACACGTCAGCGCTGCACCTGCCCAGCGCTCCGCGGCCTGCGGCCCCCTGCCCTGCACTCTGTCTGCAGGCGGACCGTGGCCGCCGGGTCTTCCCCAGCTGGACCGACTCGGAACTCAGCAGCCGCGAGCCGCTGGAGCACGGAGCTTGGCGCCTGCCGGTCTCCATCCCCTTGTTCGGGAGGACTACAGCCGTATAG
- the GRK6 gene encoding G protein-coupled receptor kinase 6 isoform X1 has translation MELENIVANTVLLKAREGGGGNRKGKSKKWRQMLQFPHISQCEELRLSLERDYHSLCERQPIGRLLFREFCATRPELTRCIAFLDGVAEYEVTPDEKRKACGRRLMQNFLSHTGPDLIPEVPRQLVTNCSQRLEQGPCKDLFQELTRLTHEYLSMAPFADYLDSIYFNRFLQWKWLERQPVTKNTFRQYRVLGKGGFGEVCACQVRATGKMYACKKLEKKRIKKRKGEAMALNEKQILEKVNSRFVVSLAYAYETKDALCLVLTLMNGGDLKFHIYHMGQAGFPEERAVFYAAEICCGLEDLHRERIVYRDLKPENILLDDHGHIRISDLGLAVHVPEGQTIKGRVGTVGYMAPEVVKNERYTFSPDWWALGCLLYEMIAGQSPFQQRKKKIKREEVERLVKEVPEEYSERFTPQARSLCSQLLCKDPAGRLGCRGGGAREVKEHPLFKKLNFKRLGAGMLEPPFKPDPQAIYCKDVLDIEQFSTVKGVELEPTDQDFYQKFATGSVPIPWQNEMVETECFQELNVFGLDGSVPPDLDWKGQPPAPPKKGLLQRLFSRQDCCGNCSDSEEELPTRLELPTRL, from the exons ATGGAGCTCGAGAACATCGTAGCGAACACGGTGCTACTCAAGGCCCGGGAAG GTGGTGGTGGGAATCGCAAGGGCAAAAGCAAGAAATGGCGACAGATGCTGCAGTTCCCCCACATCAGCCAGTGTGAAGAGCTGCGGCTCAGCCTCG AGCGTGACTACCACAGCCTGTGCGAGCGGCAGCCCATTGGGCGCCTGCTGTTTCGAGAGTTCTGCGCCACGAGGCCTGAGCTGACCCGCTGCATAGCCTTCTTGGATGGAGTG GCTGAGTATGAAGTGACCCCTGATGAGAAGCGGAAGGCTTGTGGGCGGCGGCTAATGCAGAATTTTCTGAGCCACACG GGTCCTGACCTCATCCCTGAGGTCCCCCGGCAGCTGGTGACTAATTGCTCCCAGCGGTTGGAGCAGGGGCCCTGCAAAGACCTCTTCCAGGAGCTCACCCG GCTGACCCATGAGTACCTGAGCATGGCCCCTTTTGCCGACTACCTCGACAGCATCTACTTCAACCGTTTCCTACAGTGGAAGTGGCTGGAAAG GCAGCCAGTGACCAAAAACACCTTCAGGCAGTATCGAGTCCTGGGCAAAGGCGGCTTTGGTGAG GTGTGTGCCTGCCAGGTGCGGGCAACAGGCAAGATGTACGCTTGCAAGAAGCTGGAAAAGAAGCGTATCAAGAAGCGGAAAGGGGAGGCCATGGCACTCAATGAAAAGCAGATCCTGGAGAAAGTGAACAGTAGGTTTGTA GTGAGCTTGGCCTATGCCTATGAGACCAAGGACGCGCTGTGCCTGGTGCTGACACTGATGAACGGAGGCGACCTCAAGTTCCACATCTACCACATGGGCCAGGCTGGCTTCCCCGAGGAGCGGGCTGTCTTCTATGCCGCGGAGATCTGCTGCGGCCTGGAGGACCTGCACCGGGAGCGCATCGTGTACAG GGACCTGAAGCCAGAGAACATCCTGTTGGATGACCATG GTCACATCCGCATCTCCGACCTGGGGCTAGCTGTGCATGTGCCAGAAGGCCAGACCATCAAGGGTCGTGTGGGCACTGTGGGCTACATGG CTCCGGAGGTGGTAAAGAACGAACGGTACACATTCAGCCCAGACTGGTGGGCACTAGGCTGCCTCCTATACGAGATGATTGCCGGCCAGTCACCCTTCcagcagaggaaaaagaaaatcaagcgAGAGGAGGTGGAACGGTTGGTGAAGGAGGTGCCTGAAGAATACTCAGAGCGCTTTACCCCTCAGGCCCGCTCGCTCTGCTCCCAG CTCCTGTGCAAGGACCCTGCTGGGCGCCTAGGGTGTCGTGGAGGTGGTGCCCGCGAAGTAAAGGAACACCCCCTCTTCAAAAAGCTGAACTTTAAGCGGCTGGGAGCTGGCATGCTGGAGCCACCCTTCAAACCTGAT CCCCAGGCCATTTACTGCAAGGATGTTCTGGACATCGAACAGTTCTCCACAGTTAAGGGTGTGGAGCTGGAGCCCACTGACCAAGACTTCTACCAGAAGTTTGCCACGGGCAGCGTGCCCATCCCCTGGCAGAATGAG ATGGTGGAGACCGAGTGCTTCCAGGAGCTGAATGTCTTTGGGCTAGATGGCTCAGTTCCCCCAGACCTGGACTGGAAGGGCCAGCCACCTGCACCCCCCAAGAAAGGACTGCTGCAGAGACTCTTCAGCCGCCAG GATTGCTGTGGGAACTGCAGCGACAGTGAGGAAGAGCTCCCCACCCGCCTCGAGCTCCCAACCCGCCTCTAG
- the GRK6 gene encoding G protein-coupled receptor kinase 6 isoform X2: protein MELENIVANTVLLKAREGGGGNRKGKSKKWRQMLQFPHISQCEELRLSLERDYHSLCERQPIGRLLFREFCATRPELTRCIAFLDGVAEYEVTPDEKRKACGRRLMQNFLSHTGPDLIPEVPRQLVTNCSQRLEQGPCKDLFQELTRLTHEYLSMAPFADYLDSIYFNRFLQWKWLERQPVTKNTFRQYRVLGKGGFGEVCACQVRATGKMYACKKLEKKRIKKRKGEAMALNEKQILEKVNSRFVVSLAYAYETKDALCLVLTLMNGGDLKFHIYHMGQAGFPEERAVFYAAEICCGLEDLHRERIVYRDLKPENILLDDHGHIRISDLGLAVHVPEGQTIKGRVGTVGYMAPEVVKNERYTFSPDWWALGCLLYEMIAGQSPFQQRKKKIKREEVERLVKEVPEEYSERFTPQARSLCSQLLCKDPAGRLGCRGGGAREVKEHPLFKKLNFKRLGAGMLEPPFKPDPQAIYCKDVLDIEQFSTVKGVELEPTDQDFYQKFATGSVPIPWQNEMVETECFQELNVFGLDGSVPPDLDWKGQPPAPPKKGLLQRLFSRQR from the exons ATGGAGCTCGAGAACATCGTAGCGAACACGGTGCTACTCAAGGCCCGGGAAG GTGGTGGTGGGAATCGCAAGGGCAAAAGCAAGAAATGGCGACAGATGCTGCAGTTCCCCCACATCAGCCAGTGTGAAGAGCTGCGGCTCAGCCTCG AGCGTGACTACCACAGCCTGTGCGAGCGGCAGCCCATTGGGCGCCTGCTGTTTCGAGAGTTCTGCGCCACGAGGCCTGAGCTGACCCGCTGCATAGCCTTCTTGGATGGAGTG GCTGAGTATGAAGTGACCCCTGATGAGAAGCGGAAGGCTTGTGGGCGGCGGCTAATGCAGAATTTTCTGAGCCACACG GGTCCTGACCTCATCCCTGAGGTCCCCCGGCAGCTGGTGACTAATTGCTCCCAGCGGTTGGAGCAGGGGCCCTGCAAAGACCTCTTCCAGGAGCTCACCCG GCTGACCCATGAGTACCTGAGCATGGCCCCTTTTGCCGACTACCTCGACAGCATCTACTTCAACCGTTTCCTACAGTGGAAGTGGCTGGAAAG GCAGCCAGTGACCAAAAACACCTTCAGGCAGTATCGAGTCCTGGGCAAAGGCGGCTTTGGTGAG GTGTGTGCCTGCCAGGTGCGGGCAACAGGCAAGATGTACGCTTGCAAGAAGCTGGAAAAGAAGCGTATCAAGAAGCGGAAAGGGGAGGCCATGGCACTCAATGAAAAGCAGATCCTGGAGAAAGTGAACAGTAGGTTTGTA GTGAGCTTGGCCTATGCCTATGAGACCAAGGACGCGCTGTGCCTGGTGCTGACACTGATGAACGGAGGCGACCTCAAGTTCCACATCTACCACATGGGCCAGGCTGGCTTCCCCGAGGAGCGGGCTGTCTTCTATGCCGCGGAGATCTGCTGCGGCCTGGAGGACCTGCACCGGGAGCGCATCGTGTACAG GGACCTGAAGCCAGAGAACATCCTGTTGGATGACCATG GTCACATCCGCATCTCCGACCTGGGGCTAGCTGTGCATGTGCCAGAAGGCCAGACCATCAAGGGTCGTGTGGGCACTGTGGGCTACATGG CTCCGGAGGTGGTAAAGAACGAACGGTACACATTCAGCCCAGACTGGTGGGCACTAGGCTGCCTCCTATACGAGATGATTGCCGGCCAGTCACCCTTCcagcagaggaaaaagaaaatcaagcgAGAGGAGGTGGAACGGTTGGTGAAGGAGGTGCCTGAAGAATACTCAGAGCGCTTTACCCCTCAGGCCCGCTCGCTCTGCTCCCAG CTCCTGTGCAAGGACCCTGCTGGGCGCCTAGGGTGTCGTGGAGGTGGTGCCCGCGAAGTAAAGGAACACCCCCTCTTCAAAAAGCTGAACTTTAAGCGGCTGGGAGCTGGCATGCTGGAGCCACCCTTCAAACCTGAT CCCCAGGCCATTTACTGCAAGGATGTTCTGGACATCGAACAGTTCTCCACAGTTAAGGGTGTGGAGCTGGAGCCCACTGACCAAGACTTCTACCAGAAGTTTGCCACGGGCAGCGTGCCCATCCCCTGGCAGAATGAG ATGGTGGAGACCGAGTGCTTCCAGGAGCTGAATGTCTTTGGGCTAGATGGCTCAGTTCCCCCAGACCTGGACTGGAAGGGCCAGCCACCTGCACCCCCCAAGAAAGGACTGCTGCAGAGACTCTTCAGCCGCCAG aggTGA